From the genome of Candidatus Binataceae bacterium, one region includes:
- the cdaA gene encoding diadenylate cyclase CdaA, producing MHNFLQVIPEPRWQDGVDILIVAYMIYRIALLIRGTRTMQMVVGLGIIAAAFVASQLLGLFTLNWLLNNFLGSVMIILVVIFQADIRRALTGVGTRSFFGLRYDVASVAQELATVTAWLAARRIGALVVLERDVGLQDVVETGRLIQGRLSPELIETIFMRGSPLHDGAVIIKGDQVVAAACLLPLSTNPNVSLTLGTRHRAAIGLTENSDAAVIVVSEEDGTISLAHGGALERDLKGPQLIEALRRLPA from the coding sequence ATGCACAACTTTCTTCAGGTGATACCCGAGCCGCGCTGGCAGGATGGGGTGGACATCCTGATCGTGGCCTACATGATCTATCGGATCGCGCTGCTGATTCGCGGCACGCGCACGATGCAGATGGTGGTGGGGCTGGGAATTATCGCGGCGGCGTTCGTGGCTTCGCAACTGTTGGGTTTGTTTACGCTGAATTGGCTGCTGAACAATTTTCTCGGCTCGGTTATGATCATTTTGGTGGTGATCTTCCAGGCTGACATCCGCCGCGCGCTGACCGGTGTCGGCACTCGCTCCTTTTTTGGCTTGCGCTATGATGTCGCGAGTGTCGCGCAGGAGCTGGCGACGGTCACGGCGTGGCTGGCGGCGCGGCGGATTGGCGCGCTGGTGGTGCTTGAACGCGACGTTGGTCTGCAGGACGTGGTCGAAACCGGTCGCTTGATTCAGGGGCGGTTATCTCCGGAGTTGATCGAGACGATTTTTATGCGCGGGTCGCCGCTGCACGACGGCGCAGTGATCATCAAGGGCGATCAGGTGGTGGCGGCGGCCTGCCTGTTGCCGTTATCGACCAATCCCAATGTCAGCCTGACGCTGGGCACACGTCATCGGGCGGCGATCGGGTTGACGGAAAACAGCGATGCGGCGGTGATCGTAGTTTCCGAAGAGGACGGCACCATCTCGCTCGCGCACGGCGGCGCGCTTGAACGGGACCTCAAGGGGCCGCAACTGATCGAAGCGCTGCGGAGGCTGCCCGCTTAG
- the folP gene encoding dihydropteroate synthase has product MLHDGRSIALPAVMGVLNVTPDSFSDGGCFMEPERALEQALRLEAEGAAIIDVGGESTRPAGARALTVEAELARVVPVLELLRRRLRIPFSIDTRKAEIARVALERDAVMINDVSALAADAAMAPLAAQSGCAVVLMHMRGSVENHAKYARYGNVTDEVVRFLCERVRFALAAGIRARRIIIDPGLGFAKNAHHNLELLGSLARLCRLGYPLLIGASRKRFVRAIAGESAADMRAGNAAVHALALAGGASILRVHEAADAAAVIRMVEAVRRAGA; this is encoded by the coding sequence TTGCTGCATGACGGCCGCTCGATCGCGTTGCCGGCGGTGATGGGCGTGCTGAATGTCACACCGGATTCGTTCTCGGACGGCGGTTGCTTCATGGAGCCGGAGCGGGCGCTTGAGCAGGCGCTGCGGCTGGAGGCGGAGGGCGCGGCGATAATCGATGTGGGGGGAGAATCGACGCGGCCGGCCGGCGCGCGCGCGTTGACCGTCGAAGCCGAACTGGCGCGCGTCGTACCGGTGCTCGAATTATTGCGGCGCCGTCTGCGGATTCCGTTTTCGATCGATACGCGCAAAGCTGAAATTGCGCGGGTCGCGCTGGAGCGTGATGCGGTAATGATCAACGATGTAAGTGCACTGGCGGCGGACGCGGCGATGGCGCCGCTGGCGGCGCAGTCCGGCTGCGCGGTCGTGCTGATGCACATGCGCGGGAGTGTGGAAAATCACGCGAAATACGCGCGCTACGGCAATGTCACAGACGAGGTCGTGCGCTTTCTGTGCGAACGCGTGCGGTTTGCGCTCGCGGCAGGAATCCGGGCGCGCAGGATTATCATTGATCCCGGGCTCGGCTTCGCCAAAAACGCCCACCATAATCTCGAGTTGCTCGGTAGTCTCGCGCGGCTGTGCAGGCTGGGTTACCCGCTGTTGATTGGCGCGTCGCGCAAGCGCTTTGTGCGCGCGATCGCGGGCGAAAGCGCGGCCGACATGCGGGCGGGCAACGCCGCGGTCCATGCGCTGGCGCTCGCCGGCGGCGCGTCGATTCTCCGCGTGCATGAAGCCGCAGACGCCGCGGCGGTGATCCGGATGGTCGAGGCGGTGCGACGCGCGGGCGCGTGA
- a CDS encoding helix-turn-helix domain-containing protein, which yields MAVSSGSSGQAESDRPSLGGFLTRVREVRGASRDDVVRDTRIPEHYVRMMENNDYSMISDQLYMLPFMRRYARFLDLDPEEIAMRFVREVQRADNTPTPRSLEPIEMDRRKRRNWTGPALVTALIAVIVGAWLMQARHRHAGGVGSPASAAVDEKASAR from the coding sequence GTGGCGGTCTCATCAGGCAGCAGCGGCCAAGCCGAGAGTGACCGGCCTAGCCTGGGTGGTTTTCTGACGCGCGTACGTGAGGTCCGCGGGGCTTCGCGCGACGACGTGGTGCGGGACACCCGAATCCCGGAACATTACGTGCGCATGATGGAGAACAACGATTACTCGATGATCTCCGATCAGCTTTACATGCTGCCGTTTATGCGCCGCTACGCGAGGTTTCTCGACCTCGACCCGGAAGAGATTGCGATGCGCTTCGTGCGCGAGGTCCAGCGCGCCGACAACACGCCGACGCCGCGCAGCCTCGAGCCAATCGAAATGGATCGGCGCAAGCGTCGCAACTGGACCGGACCGGCGCTGGTGACGGCGCTGATCGCCGTGATCGTCGGCGCGTGGTTGATGCAGGCCCGTCACCGGCACGCCGGCGGCGTCGGATCGCCGGCCAGTGCGGCAGTTGACGAGAAAGCCTCGGCCCGCTGA
- a CDS encoding phospholipid carrier-dependent glycosyltransferase, translated as MGDRADNDGGAVDLARRGLETPSQMPQFTRFHRLILCGGAAALVYFIGLGRPALWEPDEGRYAEIAREMVVSGDYLTPRNDWVRYFEKPPLVYWATAASIKLLGRDELAVRTPAALASVGTVMVTAALGEAMFDAATGLLAAITLALSPLFFIFARFATPDPELTFFFSAGLAAFFAAVRERDLRHGAGRKWMVLAAAALALGTLAKGPVALVLGGGIGLLWMLSERRAREIAQIRWLECGAIYLAITAPWFIVAGLHNPGFIRFFLVHEHLQRFVESTEHGWGPWFFFPIVPAGFWPWLYFVFFGVAEFGDARVENRDGARGSGVRFLLIWFTVVFIFFSIPRSKLGEYILPALPPLALLAAIGLLRVRAMEARRACQVLGWFAATNLTLLLGAIAVWIAWRSGLARADGFSTIPLGVVVLALVWGSAATIIYLAARWWRSARNVPWGVTIVAMISAAILARARTEATPMASYRELAGIIDPYLQRGCTLASYRHFVQALPFYTQTRERLVGYRGELAPFGESDDAAESFIATDARLRALWSGPRCVILIANRKDVAGLAARLQPPPSLLGGEGKKVALTNRSTGATPSPSPPNHGPPS; from the coding sequence GTGGGTGACAGAGCGGACAACGATGGCGGGGCGGTTGATCTCGCGCGGCGCGGCTTGGAGACTCCATCGCAGATGCCGCAGTTTACCCGATTCCATCGTCTGATTCTGTGCGGCGGCGCGGCGGCGCTGGTCTATTTCATCGGGCTCGGCCGCCCGGCGCTGTGGGAGCCTGACGAGGGGCGCTATGCGGAAATCGCGCGCGAAATGGTCGTCAGCGGCGACTATCTAACGCCGCGTAATGATTGGGTGCGCTATTTCGAGAAGCCGCCGTTGGTCTATTGGGCGACTGCGGCGTCGATCAAGCTATTGGGGCGCGACGAGTTGGCGGTGCGCACACCGGCGGCGCTGGCGAGCGTCGGCACGGTGATGGTGACGGCGGCGCTGGGTGAGGCAATGTTCGACGCCGCGACCGGTCTCCTCGCCGCGATCACGCTTGCGTTGAGTCCGCTGTTTTTTATTTTCGCCCGCTTCGCAACTCCCGATCCGGAGCTGACATTTTTCTTCAGCGCGGGACTGGCGGCGTTCTTCGCAGCAGTGCGCGAGCGCGACCTGCGCCACGGCGCCGGACGCAAGTGGATGGTGCTGGCGGCGGCCGCGCTCGCCCTCGGCACCCTGGCGAAGGGTCCGGTCGCGCTCGTGCTGGGCGGCGGTATCGGTTTGCTCTGGATGCTGAGCGAGCGGCGGGCGCGAGAGATCGCGCAAATCAGATGGCTCGAATGCGGCGCGATCTACCTGGCCATCACGGCGCCGTGGTTCATTGTCGCCGGGCTGCACAATCCCGGTTTCATCCGGTTCTTCCTTGTCCACGAGCATCTCCAGCGCTTCGTTGAAAGCACCGAGCACGGCTGGGGGCCATGGTTTTTCTTCCCGATCGTCCCAGCCGGGTTCTGGCCGTGGTTATACTTCGTATTTTTCGGCGTCGCTGAGTTCGGTGACGCACGCGTGGAAAACCGCGATGGCGCGCGCGGCAGCGGAGTGCGGTTCCTGCTGATCTGGTTCACTGTCGTTTTCATTTTTTTCTCCATCCCGCGCTCCAAGCTCGGCGAATATATTTTGCCTGCGCTGCCACCGCTCGCGCTCCTTGCTGCAATCGGATTGTTGCGAGTGCGCGCGATGGAAGCGCGCCGGGCGTGTCAGGTGCTGGGATGGTTTGCGGCAACGAATCTGACGTTGCTGCTCGGCGCGATAGCGGTCTGGATCGCGTGGCGAAGTGGTCTCGCGCGTGCCGATGGATTCTCGACGATCCCGTTGGGGGTGGTGGTGCTGGCGCTCGTGTGGGGAAGCGCCGCAACGATCATATATTTAGCCGCACGTTGGTGGCGCAGCGCGCGCAACGTCCCGTGGGGAGTCACGATCGTCGCGATGATCAGCGCGGCGATTCTGGCCAGGGCACGCACAGAAGCCACGCCGATGGCCTCATATCGGGAACTGGCTGGGATAATCGATCCGTATCTGCAGCGCGGCTGTACGCTGGCGTCATACCGTCATTTTGTCCAGGCACTGCCGTTCTACACGCAGACGCGGGAGCGGCTGGTCGGGTATCGCGGCGAGCTCGCGCCGTTTGGCGAGTCCGACGATGCGGCAGAGAGTTTTATCGCGACTGACGCGCGCCTGCGCGCGTTATGGTCGGGGCCGCGATGCGTGATTCTGATCGCGAATCGGAAAGATGTCGCAGGGCTCGCGGCACGCCTGCAGCCGCCACCATCGTTACTCGGCGGCGAAGGCAAAAAAGTCGCTTTGACTAATCGCAGCACTGGCGCGACGCCATCGCCGTCGCCGCCGAATCATGGCCCACCAAGTTAA
- a CDS encoding glycosyltransferase, producing MNAPGKIAPLFSADADSSELISVVVPVFNEATNLPSLWNRLERVLADLPTSSEVIFVDDGSTDASLAMLRGFAERNPHVRVVELARNFGQHSALLAGFRNCRGDVVVTLDADLQNPPEEIPRLLAAIAAGNDVVGGWREERQDLSYRRFASRLHNRLTSAIVGVPMHDYGCMLRAYRRHIVDTLVACDEKAAFVPALANSFAKRVAEIPVAHAERAGGESKYGFFKLAHLSVNLITGFSNFPIQALSLTGIGISMLATLLGTFLIAHRLIYGPQQEGALWTLFAIAFFFFGMVFLAFGLIGEYIGRIYLEVRRRPTYIVRAIHGDQAEDGTFEPAHR from the coding sequence TTGAACGCCCCGGGCAAAATAGCGCCGCTCTTCAGTGCCGACGCGGATTCCTCAGAGCTGATTTCGGTGGTGGTCCCGGTCTTCAACGAGGCCACGAACCTCCCGTCACTCTGGAACCGCCTCGAGCGTGTGCTGGCGGATCTGCCGACCAGTTCTGAGGTCATTTTCGTTGACGACGGCTCGACCGACGCCTCGCTCGCGATGCTGCGGGGCTTCGCCGAGCGTAACCCGCACGTGCGGGTGGTCGAGTTGGCGCGCAATTTCGGCCAGCACTCAGCCTTGCTGGCCGGTTTCCGTAATTGCCGCGGCGACGTCGTCGTGACGCTCGACGCCGACCTGCAGAATCCGCCCGAGGAGATTCCGCGCCTGCTCGCAGCGATCGCGGCGGGCAACGATGTCGTCGGCGGCTGGCGCGAGGAACGTCAGGACCTGAGTTACCGCCGTTTTGCTTCGCGCCTGCACAATCGCCTCACTTCGGCGATCGTCGGCGTCCCGATGCATGACTACGGCTGCATGCTGCGCGCCTACCGGCGACACATCGTCGATACCCTGGTCGCCTGCGACGAGAAAGCGGCGTTCGTGCCCGCGCTCGCCAACTCGTTCGCCAAGCGCGTCGCCGAGATTCCGGTCGCCCACGCCGAACGCGCCGGCGGCGAATCGAAGTACGGCTTTTTCAAGCTGGCCCATCTGAGCGTCAACCTGATTACCGGCTTTTCCAATTTCCCCATTCAGGCGCTGAGCCTCACCGGTATCGGCATCTCGATGCTCGCCACCCTGCTGGGTACCTTCCTGATTGCCCATCGCTTGATCTATGGTCCGCAGCAGGAGGGCGCCTTGTGGACCCTTTTCGCCATCGCCTTCTTTTTCTTCGGGATGGTTTTTCTCGCCTTCGGCCTTATCGGCGAATATATAGGACGCATCTATCTTGAAGTGCGCCGGCGTCCGACCTATATCGTGCGCGCGATCCATGGTGATCAGGCCGAAGACGGAACTTTCGAGCCGGCGCATCGCTGA
- a CDS encoding cytochrome c-type biogenesis protein CcmH, which produces MHRLIILIVLLGFGPALVLRADNRPSADAIADGLTCQCGCGLTVANCNHPQCEFSVPVRTQIEAMIARGLSGRQILASYRAKYGEKILSSPTTSGFNLVAWLMPFGAIFAGGGLIFMLFGRWRSRPPPPTAPADGVAFDPALREQLEGEVKHDL; this is translated from the coding sequence ATGCACCGCTTAATCATTCTGATTGTGCTTCTCGGATTTGGCCCGGCCCTGGTTTTGCGCGCCGATAACCGTCCCAGCGCCGACGCGATCGCCGACGGGCTGACCTGCCAATGCGGCTGCGGGCTGACCGTGGCTAACTGCAATCATCCGCAATGTGAGTTCTCAGTCCCGGTGCGCACGCAGATCGAAGCGATGATCGCGCGCGGCCTGAGCGGGCGGCAGATCCTGGCGAGTTATCGGGCGAAATACGGCGAGAAGATTCTCTCGTCGCCGACCACCAGCGGCTTTAACCTGGTCGCCTGGCTGATGCCCTTCGGCGCGATCTTCGCGGGCGGCGGCCTGATTTTCATGCTCTTCGGGCGCTGGCGTTCACGGCCGCCGCCGCCTACCGCGCCCGCCGATGGCGTGGCCTTCGATCCGGCCTTGCGCGAGCAGCTCGAGGGCGAGGTCAAGCATGACCTCTAG